The Salvia miltiorrhiza cultivar Shanhuang (shh) chromosome 2, IMPLAD_Smil_shh, whole genome shotgun sequence DNA window gaaaaggtaaaaaaaatcGAGAAAGCTAGTCTAAGGGAGATTCGAACCCTCGCCCTTTAGGGTAGGGGAAGCAATCAATGCCACATCACCGCACGACACTTTTGGTTTTATTTACCAAACATTTTTACATAAACGTTTAAGCGGGGCCGGTTCAATACAACCCGTCGCATCCCATGCGACCGCCGCACACAAGACTAGCTGGTGAGTATAAGTGcagctatataatttatatttcgagtgtataataaaaataaaaaatatctccTAAGattaagaaaacataaataaaattataaaaaaataatcaaattttatataAGATGACAATTTTATCCTTCCATTCTTACCTCACAATCTGCAGCTCAAAAAGAGATCCTAAATTCATTAATCATTTTCATCTGTCAATCCATTCAGAATCATCAATTTTACATGTTCGCATTCATGATAGCAAGGAAATTTTGAgatttttatttgttaatttactatttttcccTATTAATTCACCAATCCATTGACTTGATGAGTTGCTTTAGAAAACTTTTTTCTTAAccattaattcttttttaaggATTAATCAAgataaaaaatagtaagactaatctTTTATTTACTTTGATCGATTGAAAATTTGGAATATTCAAAACtcattgattatttctatcatttaaactAGTTTTGCTTGAACCTTATCccattgaaataataaaattggagAAATCTTGCTaatgaagataaaaatactcaatcatgcatcttatatcagtcatgcaaagtaaacgctcccTAATTATATATTCTTCTTGTTTACCTCTTCACGGTGACAACGTAGAGGAAAAACAGAACAGTTGTCGATGAAAAGAGGCGGTGTTGGTGACAGGCGGCTTGATGAAATTTTTTACTTCTTTACAGTTAATATTCTTagttcgatgaattcacaactgaaatATTGGTTAGTCGTGAATATCTTAAAATCATATAATTCACAATTGAAACTAgttctagttttaaaactcaaattcacaaccaatactatattttttttattattgtgaattctagttttaaaactcgaattcaccaAGATTacttctaattgtgaattctaattttataaTTCGAATTGTCTTAGTTGTGAGTTCTaaatttaaaacttaaattcacaatcagtaagttttgattgtgaattctaattttaaaattaaaattcacaaccaacactagctattaagtttaatatttccATATACTCACTAAGTTGATaatctatatgtatatataatatgaaaacactatttttcattaatttatttccagCCAAATTGATGGCaatttttcaattataaatATTGAGGACCATATTTTAGAATGTAAACAGAGACTAGAGAGAAGGGTTATTTCTTTTACTATTTATTTTGTGTGTTTTTAAAGGAAAAGTAAGTAGATACTATGTtttgtgttatatatatatatatatatatatatatatatatatatatatatatatatatatatatatatatatatataattataattataatagtttAGATTCTTTAGAATGTCATAAAggtgaagaaaaatatattgattcattttataacttttttctATAAATAATTTGTTAgtgttaattttaatataactttaTAGACAAATaattacttatatatattaaaaatataatttcaaatatgactttttatttatgtctgcgtatgaaaatatttattaatttattataacgtgtaatactctataatataATGTGcaatgctaattttcattataaagtaatttttaattatttaataattataattactaCTTCActttatacaaaattgaaactttacttTTCAAAATATGTTTGCATAtgcttatattttaattctctttaatatttatatttatttatttaaatatgtcgtTTAATTTCGTTATTCGTCATGCATGCACGAGAGGACGCACTAACTATCAAATAATATACGAGCttgacatttaaaaaaaaaatgactttgAAATATTGTAATAACGTCGtaacttaatttttaatttgacgCAAAATTAATATTTCTATAGATTTTCCATCATTAAATAGTTGAAGTGTCATACctcattaattaatttggaCCTGACATGATATCCATGTAGACGGTAGTGTCAAACGTGCAAATTTGGCATGATGTGTCAACTTGGAATTCTCCGATGatcgaaaaaattgaaagtgatATATTCGTAACAAGTTGAAAGTGATAATATTAATACaatgtttcaaaaattatattaaaactatatatgagTTGAGTTCGTGTATtatttaaagggttaagtatcaaataagtcCTTAACGTGAAAACATTTATTATATTGCCTACCCTATGGCAAAGGGGTATCAAATAAACCCCtatcgtaattaattttgaacaattACACCCTTAAACCTAACGTCCACTTAACAACCgtttacttattattatttttttatttttctttttttggtgggTCCCACTTTTAATTTTTAGGCGGGTCTTTAGACTGAAGAGAGGTGCAATTAATCAATAGCGAGAATCGGAGGAAGCAGAGGATGGCTTGTCGGAATAGCCGTCGTGCTCCTCCTCATCACCCTGAATTCGTGCAGGAATATAGAAGCCGGAGGCAAATCCAATCGATGAAGGATTGATTGGTGGGTGATCGATGGATGGATCCATCCAAACACAAATTGAAGGTGTGTTACTGGACTGAAGGGGTCCCCTCTGTGAAACAAACTGGTTTTGACTTGGCGCCGGCGGCACGTTCAACAAGTATTCGTCTCCGCCGCCATTCCAGGCTGCAAGCCGCTGGAACTGGTGGTGCTCCGGCCAGCCGTCTAGGCCCAACGGAGTGCCACAAAGTAGAACTTGTGTTTGCGGCTGAGGCTGAGGCTGCTCACTGTGATGGTGGAGAAGAATCGAATCTTGAAATGACTGCAGCGAGAGCCTCAAATCCTGGCTGCTGCTGCCACCACCGTTTCTTGACACCAAATCGAGAGTTGGGAAGCTTTGAAATTGCATCGCACCGTAGCTGGCCTCGGCCGAAGCGGGGAAGAAGGACTTGATGGTATCAGCGATGGCGTCGAACAGCGGAAGGAAGCTCGAATTCTGGGTGTTGGCGTTGCGGCTGTTGGTGTTGGCAATCACCAAATCGATACCAAACtggtggcggcggcgctcctcctcGAGGGCGGAAGTGGGATGCCAGGCGGGTAGCTGGGCGAGTGGGAcccaccaaaaaaagaaaaataaaaaaaataagaataagtAAACGGCTGTTAAGTGGACGTTAGGTCTAAGGGTACTGTaattgttcaaaattaattacgataGGGGTTTATTTGATACCCCTTTGCCATAGGGTCGACAATGTAATAAGGGTTTCCACGTTAAGGATTTATTTGATACTCAACCCTTATTTAAATCAACACATAGGTCCATCAGAATATTGATGATTAAGTACGATTACAGGATAAGAAATATGTTTAGgacatttatattaaatatcaTTGGGATATTTATTGAAGTATGTTTATACAGTTGTTTTTTAGACAAAGCTGTTTAATTTCTTGACGTAGAGACAGCCCAACTCTAATAGCAACTTCTATTATTTCCCATTGTCTCTCACGATTAAGTTCGGTATTTTATTCCGACCCTAAAAGAGCACTTCATATTATccaa harbors:
- the LOC131008329 gene encoding transcription factor TCP4-like, which encodes MELPAWHPTSALEEERRRHQFGIDLVIANTNSRNANTQNSSFLPLFDAIADTIKSFFPASAEASYGAMQFQSFPTLDLVSRNGGGSSSQDLRLSLQSFQDSILLHHHSEQPQPQPQTQVLLCGTPLGLDGWPEHHQFQRLAAWNGGGDEYLLNVPPAPSQNQFVSQRGPLQSSNTPSICVWMDPSIDHPPINPSSIGFASGFYIPARIQGDEEEHDGYSDKPSSASSDSRY